The window CGGTGCGGCGGCCGTGGCGAACTGGCTGGCGGCCACCGACTTCACCTGGGCGCCCGCGTCGCCGGGCCGGCTGATCGACACCCTCGCCGACCGGGATCTCGCCTGGATCGCCGATGTGACGCATCGGCTCGCCCAGCGGCCGGTCAGCGCGCGCGTGCCGTTCGAGCTGATGACCGGCCTGGTACGGCTGTCCGCCTGTCCGGTGCCCACGACGGACGCCTATGTCCAGGGCTGGCTGATGCACATCGGCAGCACCTGGGCACGCTCGGGCTCCCTTGTCGACCGACTCCGTCAGGAGCCGCAGCTGGCCGAGCTGGTGGCCGCTCTATTCGAGATCGACGACATCGGCTCGGTGTTCGGCTGGGTGGCGGGCGAGGGGCGCAACAGCTGGCCCACCTCTCTCGCCCGTCTCACCGAGGAAGGCACCTTGGACCGGAAGTCGATGGTGGACGGCTGCGTGGCCCGCCTTCTGCGGGGCGGCCGGGCGTCCGATGTCCGGGTGTTCCTCCAGCTGTTGCAGGCGCTGGCCCCGACCCGGGAGGAGGAGCGGGAGCGGGTGGCCGACTGGACGGCGCTCGCCGCGGACGCCGCCTCTCCGGTCGCCGCGCACGCCCAGTCGGTGCTGGCCGGGCTGGCCCTGGACGGCGAACTCCCGCCCCGCAGGCTGGCCGAGATGTCGGAGGCGGTGCTGTTCCGCACCGAGAAGAAGCTGCTGCGGACCCAGCTCGTCCTGCTGGGCAAGGTGCTCGCCCAGGACGCGGCCGGTGTCGACGAGCTGCTGCCCTGCCTGGCACAGGCCCTCGGCCACACGGACTCCGAAGTGCAGGAGCGTGCGGTCAAGCTGGTGGAGCGGTATGCGCCGAAGATCGGCGACCCGGGGGTCCAGGACGTACTCGCCGCCGGTGCCGAACAGTCCAGTCCCGTCCTGCGTGCCCGTGTCGCCGAGGCCCTGGGCGTGATCCACGTGACGGCGGAGGTGTACGAGGAGGCGTTGCCACCCGCTCCGGTGCCGGTTCGACTGTCGCCCGCTCCGGAGTCGGTGGCCGAACTCGCCGAAGAGGTAGGGGCGTTGCTGGCGGGGTCCGGTAGCGATGTGGCCGCCTTCGAGCGCACCCTCGACGGCCTGGTCCGCCACGCCCACCAGGATCCGGACGCCCTGCGGGAGGCGCTCGAACCCGTAGCGAGCCGACTGCGCTGGTTCACCGCCGACACCGTGTATCCGAGCGACTTCTTCGGCCTGCGCCATCTGGAGCTCATCCTCGCGGCCCTGCTGAGGAAGACACCTCCCGAGGGCTTCCACACGCCGCTCCAGGACCCGCTGTCCGTGGCGGGCTGCGTGCACAGCCCCCTCGGCCGGGCCTTCAACTCCCGCATCTGGGAGATCGCGCACCGCATCCACGCCGATCCGCCGCCCTTCCTCCTGTCCACACCCACCTGGAACACCGGCATCCTCGAACCGGACGAGCTGGTCACCCGGCTCGACGCCTACCGCGACCTGGGCGTCCGGGTCGCGCCCACCGACTTCGCGCAAGCGCTGCTGCGGGTCCGGCGCCAGGACCGTGCGGCGGCCGAGGCGGCCGCGGAGCGTGCGGCGGCGCTGGGCACATCCGAGGGCACCCGGCTCGCACATTGGCTCACCGCTGACACCCCGGCGCTGCCACCCGTCAGACGGCGCACCGCGGGCCCCTGGGTCCTGCTGGCGTACGGCGAACTCGAAGAGCTGCAGCAGGATTTCCCGCCGGACTTCCACCCCTTGGGCAGGCCGGTGTCCGTGTACAGCGACCGGTGGCGCTGCTACCACTGGGACGCCGACCTGCGCCCGCACTGGACGGCGTTGCTGCCCGAGCGGCGCGAACTGGTGGCGGTGCGGCTGCTGCGGGACTTCTCCTCGCTGGCCGTGGACGACACCCGGGGAGCCGCCGAGATCCTCCCCCGGCTCGCCGAGTCGGACGGAGCGGCGGGTCCGGCCCTCCACCTGGGCCTGGCGTACGCGCTCGGCGCCCGGCACGAGGAGGACCGGCTCGCCGCCGTGGACGCCCTGTTGGTGCTGGCGGCGCGTGAACAGCTCGACGCGGAGCGGCTGGGCACGGACCTCGGGGAGCTGGTGGGCAGCGGGGCGGTAAAGCCGGCGCGGCTCGTGGAGTCCGTACGGACCGCGGCGGCCACCGGGGCGAACGCCACGATCTGGGAGATGCTCCGGCACACCCTGCCCGCTCTGCTCGGGGACCTCACCGGCGACCGGCCGCCCACCCCGCCCCGTGGGCTCGGGGATCTGGTGGCCGTGGCGGCGGACTGCGCCGAGCGGTCCGGTGCGCGGGGCGAGGTGCCGCACCTGGCGCAGATAGCGGAGCGGCGTGGCTCCTCCCGGCTGGTGGCCCAGGCCCGTCGGCTCCGCAGCACGCTGGTCGCGGAGGTGGCCGCCTGACGTAGTCCCGTACGCCGTACGTCCTACACCCCGGGGTGACGCGGACGGTCGACCAGGCAGGACACACGGTCGTCCGGCGCCAGCAACGCAACCGTTAAAGAAACGACAAAAGGTGCAGAAGCGATCTTTACCGCCCGGTCACAAAGCGTTCGTGATCACGCAACACCGTTCCTTCACAGTGGCTGCATGAGTCGAGACATGTCTGATGTGACGCGTGCGAAGCACGGGCGTCCCGTCCACCACTGGCGGCGGGACGTCATCGAACTCGCCGCGCTCTTCACCGCGGTCGCGGTGGCCGACGCCGTGGCCAATCTGGTCGGGCACGGCCCGGACGGACCGGAGCTGC of the Streptomyces sp. NBC_00287 genome contains:
- a CDS encoding DUF7824 domain-containing protein, translating into MSSLMDAVRAGRIAEVASLLDGMTDAERRACFPELKALRKELRADRWSEQGRQVLPALHLAGAACQTGAAAVANWLAATDFTWAPASPGRLIDTLADRDLAWIADVTHRLAQRPVSARVPFELMTGLVRLSACPVPTTDAYVQGWLMHIGSTWARSGSLVDRLRQEPQLAELVAALFEIDDIGSVFGWVAGEGRNSWPTSLARLTEEGTLDRKSMVDGCVARLLRGGRASDVRVFLQLLQALAPTREEERERVADWTALAADAASPVAAHAQSVLAGLALDGELPPRRLAEMSEAVLFRTEKKLLRTQLVLLGKVLAQDAAGVDELLPCLAQALGHTDSEVQERAVKLVERYAPKIGDPGVQDVLAAGAEQSSPVLRARVAEALGVIHVTAEVYEEALPPAPVPVRLSPAPESVAELAEEVGALLAGSGSDVAAFERTLDGLVRHAHQDPDALREALEPVASRLRWFTADTVYPSDFFGLRHLELILAALLRKTPPEGFHTPLQDPLSVAGCVHSPLGRAFNSRIWEIAHRIHADPPPFLLSTPTWNTGILEPDELVTRLDAYRDLGVRVAPTDFAQALLRVRRQDRAAAEAAAERAAALGTSEGTRLAHWLTADTPALPPVRRRTAGPWVLLAYGELEELQQDFPPDFHPLGRPVSVYSDRWRCYHWDADLRPHWTALLPERRELVAVRLLRDFSSLAVDDTRGAAEILPRLAESDGAAGPALHLGLAYALGARHEEDRLAAVDALLVLAAREQLDAERLGTDLGELVGSGAVKPARLVESVRTAAATGANATIWEMLRHTLPALLGDLTGDRPPTPPRGLGDLVAVAADCAERSGARGEVPHLAQIAERRGSSRLVAQARRLRSTLVAEVAA